One Salvia splendens isolate huo1 chromosome 1, SspV2, whole genome shotgun sequence genomic window, CAGCTCAACTGATAGTTTGTAAAGTGCTTTAGCTTTTAATTTTTGCTTCTGAATATTGACATTGTAAGTCCTTCAGGCGATCTGCAAGATGGTAAAGTCAATAGCAGGACCTATCATAGCTGAGCAAATTCCCAAGTACAAAGTCGATTCAGTTGACTTTGAGACACTAACTTTGGGCTGCTTACCACCTACATTTCAAGGTTTTGCTATTATCTTTATTTTCTACTTATGTCTTCatctaattttaaatattaatgtttgTTTTACAAATATGCTTGGCAAATTTTGCCTAAGTTAGATATATACAATACGAAAGCAAACTAATGTGCTCTTTTCATGTTTAGATAAAAGAATATTTGCCATTAGTTGCTTCTTTTTGGGATTAAAACTATTATAATTACAGCCTTACATAACTTATAGGTTGTGGTCTTTCTGGACAATCTACATAGTCATATCTTACATGAGTATAATATTCCTAGATGTAGAAGGTACAGGAAATTAATCGTAAACATTAGCATCTTCTTTTTGGGATGAAAACTATTATGACCTATGATTAAAGCCTTGCATAACTTATAAGTTGAGTTCTTTCTGAACAATCTTCATATTCATATATTACATGAGCATGATTTTCCTAGATCTAAAAGGTCCagggaatttttatttttactggTAATTTGTATTTAAAAGGATCAACGAATAGAACAGATGTAGCTGATAGAAGATATCAGAGCAAGGCTCATATTGATGTTATAGCTGTTCTTCCAAGATGTCATTTTCTTGATCCTCTAGCTAGGATGGCAATGACCAGTTTTTTTGTCCTGGCCATTCCCCCCTCCCATGAGGCGCAAAACTAGAGAAGCGATTTGTAGCATCTGGAAATAGTCAGTTTTGAAAGAAATAAATCCTTTTTTTATCATGCCCTTTATGTTCTCATCCTTTCATCTTCCCTTTGTCAATACTTGATCTAACATGTAGCCAACTCATTCCATACCAATAAAATTGATTGGTTTAtgagaatataaatatatgtatttgGTTTCGTAGTGATTGCCCTTCCTTTGTCATCTTTCTCCATCCTGTACATTGTTTCTTGctttttaatgtgtaattacCATATGATGCCAGGAATGAAAGTCTACAACACTGAGGAAAAAGAATTGATTATGGAACTAGGCTTGAAGTGGGCAGCTAACCCCAATATCCTAGTTGCTGCAAAAGCATTTGGTCTGAGAGCTACCGTCCAGGTACCTTTTCTAGATGGTTGTCACAAACTGATACATCAAGAATAGTCTCTCCTTTTTCTATACATGTTTTTTCATCTTCAGCTTCTTTAGATATATCTGTCTCTCTAAACAATTTTCATGTCTGAGTATTATGCTTCGTTTTTTGGAGTAGGTGGTTGACTTGCAAGTATTTGCTTGCCCACGCATCACATTGAAGCCATTGGTTCCAACCTTTCCTTGTTTTGCTAACATACACGTTTCTTTAATGGAGAAGGTGTGTATTGGCCACTTCGTTCATCTTATGTTGCTTAACTGTTGTTTTATAGaacttgggtatattttttgaaaaaagttggGATAGATGCATCTGCTTTTTTTTTGAACTCATATTCAAACTACAGAAAATTGCTAGAGATAACTATATGCTTTTGGCTGGAAATCATGAATATAGGCTGTAACATTCTcaacctttttctttttttttttatttctctcttgtAGCCTCATGTCGATTTTGGAGTGAAGCTGCTAGGTGCCGATGCTATGTCCATACCTGGAGTCTACAGGCTCGTGCAGGTATTTGTTTTTAATGAACGTGAAGAGCTTATGAGGTTTTTGGCTCAGTGATTTTCTTCGGTTCGTTGGTTTTTGATGTTCTAGATTTTATTCTTATTCAGGAACTTATCAAAGATCAGGTTGCAAATATGTATTTGTGGCCGAAACGACTTGAAGTTCAGATAATGGACCCCTCTAAGTAAGTTTAGATGCTTTTTTTAACACATTTTAATATCCAACTGAAGGAAGTCCACAATTTCTGATCATACTTTGATTTCACATTGGCCagagcaatgaagaaaccagTTGGAATTCTGAATGTGAAAGTTGTCAAAGCGatgaaactaaagaagaaagatCTCTTAGGTGCATCCGATCCTTATGTCAAGCTACGCCTCAGAGACGACAACCTTCCATCTAAGAAAACAACTGTAAAACACAAAAATCTGAATCCGGAATGGAATGAGGAATTCACATTTGTGATAAAGGACCCCGAAACACAAGTTTTAGAGCTAGACGTCTACGACTGGGAACAGGTTCTAGTTGATCTCACTGCATTCTGGCCTTATTGATTTGGCTGCACAACAATATGATTGAGGATTCTGTCCTTATCTTTTAGAATATGTTCGCAGGTCGGAACACATGACAAAATGGGGCTGAACATAGTCGAACTAAAAAATCTGACCCCAGAGGAGCCAAAAACCCTGACACTCGATCTTCTAAAAAATCTGAATCCAAACGATGCTCAGAATGAAAAGTCGCGAGGGCAGATGGTAGTTGAAGTCAATTACAAACCTTTCAAGGATCACCAGATGCCAACAAATGTCGAGGATGCAGATGATGCAGTGCAGAAGGCTCCGGAAGGAACTCCTGATGGTGGCGGTCTGCTGGTCATCATAGTCCACGAAGCTCAAGATTTGGAAGGGAAGAACCACACAAATCCATCCGTACGTTTGCTGTTCCGCGGGGAGGAACGAAAAACTAAGGTGATCCAACACTTCAACATCTCACACTT contains:
- the LOC121807088 gene encoding synaptotagmin-2-like; its protein translation is MGIISTILGVFGFGIGIGIGVVIGYFLFIYSQPTDVKDPEMRPLLEKDSKSLEQLLPEIPFWIKNPDYERMDWLNKFIEYMWPSLDKAICKMVKSIAGPIIAEQIPKYKVDSVDFETLTLGCLPPTFQGMKVYNTEEKELIMELGLKWAANPNILVAAKAFGLRATVQVVDLQVFACPRITLKPLVPTFPCFANIHVSLMEKPHVDFGVKLLGADAMSIPGVYRLVQELIKDQVANMYLWPKRLEVQIMDPSKAMKKPVGILNVKVVKAMKLKKKDLLGASDPYVKLRLRDDNLPSKKTTVKHKNLNPEWNEEFTFVIKDPETQVLELDVYDWEQVGTHDKMGLNIVELKNLTPEEPKTLTLDLLKNLNPNDAQNEKSRGQMVVEVNYKPFKDHQMPTNVEDADDAVQKAPEGTPDGGGLLVIIVHEAQDLEGKNHTNPSVRLLFRGEERKTKVVKKNRDPRWAEEFQFTLDEPPTNDRVHVEVISTSKRMGLLHPKETLGYVDIYLSDVVSNKRINERYHLIDSKNGRLQIEMQWRTAG